The nucleotide window GAGGAGAAACCGAGGGAGAGTTAGACGTCTGGTAGAGGGAGAAGAATCGGAGCTGAGATGTCGTGTTTCCGGCGTCGTCTGCCTCAAGTCTAGTGGTTTCGGCGAGgtcggtatttttttttttttttttccgcacCTGTTGTCTCTGGGTATCTCGGCACTGGGTGTTTCGGGAGAGGCCGTTTCGGGAGAGATCGAGGGGTGGTATCTCGGCACTGGGTGAGACGGAGGTAAGGAGAGGCAGCGATGGTGGTATCTCGGCACTGGGTGTTTCGGGAGAGGCCAAGGGGTGAGACGGAGGTAAAGGAGAGGTCGAGAGGCTTACCGGCAGTGTGCTCAGGGTCGAGAGAGGTAGCGACGGCGGCCACTCACAGAGAACGAGATGGAAAATCGGAGAGAGCCGATTCACTGAAGAGAACCCAGTTTTCGGCAAGGTCTTCGACgggttttgttttggcttggaTCGAAGGGAACTCAGATGGACGGGTTTGGGATTAAtctattgtttgagaaaacaatagaaccggctctgataccaatatgatgtaggatagaagtgAGAAGGGAAGTAgaacaaaataataagaaataggGAAGAGAAATGAACGAGAAGAcgagggaggaagaagaagaaagcaagcGGGACTGGAAGGGGCGGCTAGCGCATCAACTCTGTATTCAAAATCAACTAACTCCCAAAATTCCTTAagatgtctttaagtagtagggcaatacaaaccctaaatgaaataactaacacattaataaaataacaaaatagaaaatgtctttaagtagtagggcaatacaaaccctaaataaaatagacaatacattaataaaataaataaaacattaataggagACGTCCTCATCAGTAACACTCAAATGTTACCCTTGAGAGGGTCCAATAGATCAAAGTAaagattcaataaaaataactaatctCACTTGTTAAGAAAGAGGGGGAAGAAGTCTAATGCTAATGATTACTAAAACTTGAATTACTAAATATTGAGTTATATGTTGGAAACACAACTATAAGAGCACATATTAATTGACGGCAACCAAAGCTAACTGTGAAGAGGTTACCGCaagtgataagaaaaaaaagagcaaaataGCACCTTGCTAACTTTCTTGAAAGGTAATCCCCCTGCTGCTCATTCATCATTTTCGAAATGACATGACCAGAACTGTGTGAACTTCTTCTGTGCCTCAAATATTCTGCCCTTTGCTTCTTAGCCTAGTCAGTATCAAATTAATTTTGACAAAGAACCAATATGACTTATTAACCCAAGCAAATAATACATGTACTTTAGATGAAATTTACTTCAAAGACAAACTCACCCTTTGGAGCCGATCTTCTAATTggtctttctttctcattctctcaaacTCCCTTTGCATATAGATGGACTTTGCTACTTGCCGAACTTTCAATACCCTAGCATGAACCCTCCTCTTTTCAGCTTCCAACAATCCCAGCCGCTTTTTTTCAGCAGCTGCGCGCTTTTTAAGAATTGCGTCATGCAAAAACTCCTTATACTTTCTATCCTGCATCATTTTCTGCATCAGGAATTGAGCTGATCGCTCTCTCTTAGCCACCCTCCGTTGACACGAAGCTTTAAGGAGAAGCGTTCGATTTGCCTCTGCTTGCTGAACACGTGATTCCACTTTTGTACCAAGTTCATCGCGTTCCTTCTCAAAGCGCATCTCCACACCAGTTTTAGCTGCTTGCCTCAGCTTGTCCATCCTAGCTAAGCGCATCTGTGCATTTGCAAGAATGCTTAACCTGTCGGTAGCAGTGTGCAAGAAATAAGCTGATGTTACACATACAACAGTTCACATTGGTGCATGACATTTTTCTGGTGAAGCATAATTTTGATATGGTGCCAAAGCAAGGGAAACTTTTCTTCCAATTATATGATCAATGCATAGATTGATACATTCTGAAATAAGATCCATCCTTTTCAAATGGAAAGCCAGAGTCACCATGATCAGAGAAGATATCCACATTAACATTAATGGTGAAGAGCAAGACTTGGGTTGTGGGAAAATTACCGAGGTTTATGGGGGTTGGACTTTAATCTGGATGATCATTGTGAAATCGAGTCCTTTTCTTAAGTTCTGAAAAAGTggtgtttataatattttgccCTCTGCTATCGCTCATTTTGTAACCAGGAGAGTCAATAAAATTGACCCTCTTTTCTCCAATACTCTCAAGATCCTGTTTCAATCATTACTTGAAATGATAATGACATGAAGTAACTACATATAAGATCCTGTCTTCATATGTTGGAAAATTGGCTCAATGTATACTCGTGGTGCTCTAGGGACCACAAGGTGATGTATTTGCTGAAAGCTAGATCAAAAGAGAACAAAAGGCAAATTTATCTTTTAGGATGGGATGATTAGTTAGGAAGAATGTACAATTGTTATTAGCTGATTTGATTTAAAGAGGTCGCAGAAATATAGCTGAAACAAGACAATACAAGAAAAGCCGATACCTTAATAAATAACCGGTCCCTCTGCTTCCAAAAGAACAACAATTCTTATGGAGCCACAACTAAGGTTTACAATCAAAACAAACTGTTTGAGAGGAGTAGGTATGACAGCAAGAGAGAAATTGAAGATGGGATGTATAATATAGAGCAATCCAACGTAGAATATAAGACCAAATCCTCAAAAGATCATATAGTTCCCTCCGACTCTGCGACCGGagtatttttttcccaaaataacATTCTTAGAGAAACATGTTACCTCTTCTGCTCAGCAGCATTAAGTTTGGCTTCGAGCTGCTGACCGAGATTCGCCTcttgaaaaggagaagaagaaggcagTGGCGGACTCCTTGATTTCGGTCGTGCCTTACTTGACAACTCAGATAATTGCTGAACAACCAAcgttcataaattttatttcagcttaactcaaatattaaccaagaaagaaaaaaagtaccGGAGATTAAAATTCAATTACTTTTCTTTCCTGATTCTTCtaaccaaacaaacaaaaacgaAGAATAATTCGATTTTATTTCCCAACCTAAGATAACAATTGAAAGAATTTTAGAAAagagattagagagagagagagagagagagacctttcGGCAGAGATTGGCTCCTCCGAGCTTGGATTCAGTATCTGCAGCAGTGGAAGGGCTTTTGGGCTGGAGAAGAAGGCGTCTGAGGCGACGGGGAACCTTGGAAGGAGTGGAGGTGGAAGAAGGTGTCGAATGGTCGTTGGCCGGAAAGAACAAAGCTATACCGGAGACCGCCCTATCGGTGTCCGTCACCTCCGCACCGGTAGCCATCAAGTAAGCAGTTGGCGATCACTCACTATATTGGAATTATTAAGACAAGAATGAAGTGGAGATTTCGAACAATGAAATAGACGGGAGTCTGTTCCACGTAACGTAACGAAGGTTTCGGCTCTTGGGTATTTTGTGGACTTCTTGTCTAGTCTCGTCTCCTCTGGAATGTTCCTATTTATGAGCTTCAGCTTCCTGTTTCATCTGATTAATGGCTATTCATATTGGGCTGAGCCTAACAGTGTTGAGTCGGGCTTCACCTCGGATTTCAAGTCAAGACCTCGCTAACAATGGCTCTCTTGTTTCCACGCCTCCCTGGCTCTGCTCTCTCCAAAGAGCCTCCCAAAATTCACCCCCTCGACGATTCCGTGGTCAACCAAATCTCGTGATCCAGCGGCCAGCTCCGATTCAGTTaccttcttcttgttttttcagGAGAAAGAGAAATGCGGGCCATCTatcaaaaaaattctataaaattaaacttataattatCTCATATGTCAAGATGGGATAGATAGAATGAATTTAACTTCTTACGTCCagtttgtattttataaaattatttttataaaaatctctttatagATCAACACTTGATTTTGAGTAAGAAGGATTATACTACTGTTTTAACAATCGGGGAGAAACCACAATGATATTGTTGATCATTCAACATATGTGGAACTGATTACCTTGACTGCAATGATTTACTCCAATGGCGTTAGAACTGtttttgcagtttttttttttttttttttaagagtgacCGGAtccctaattttattaataactctCATCTATTGCGAAAGAATACATTTTATAATCGGTATAAGAGCGTTACATAAATCCCAAAATCAAACCTCTTGTAAAAACCTTTCattctaagaaaaaaataaactactactTACATTAATTGTTCCAAAATATCTATAActgaaataaaacaaatatctaATTGGACTATTTCCATCTAAAATTTGGTAAACTAGATTTATcaataacaaaaattctatacaaATTTATAGGTAATtgtaaaatagaagagaaagataaaataatacCTGAAGTTTCAAGATTAGCTAATCTGTCTGCCACACCATTACCTTCTCTGTATATATGCTGCACGTCAAAACTTATAAACTTGTTAAAGTCAAATGTATCCTCCCAAATATTCACATACCTGCAAGGactttttcctatttatttaccAATTAACCACTAGCAATGCATCAAACTCAACAATGATATCATTAAAACCAAGCTGGTAACGCAAAGAAAGACTAGCTAAAAGTCTCTACAAATACATTTGTACCAACCCCCAAATGAATGGAGAATCTATGTATAAACTGTTTGTAGTGATCTTGAATAATACCATCACAACCAGCAAGCTTAGGATTGCCCTTTGAGGCCCTGTTGATATTAAGTTTCATTCTACCAGTAAAGGGATTCAACCAGCGaattaaactaaattttttCGGCTTAGTTTTTAGCAATAGAATTCTCAAGAAATAGAAACAGCATCCAACCTTTTTATGCCCTTTGATTATTTAATCATCAAATTTAATTCATGCAattatttcacaatttttcaaataatgcaAGAAGTAGGCTTGATTATACCTTCACATTTGGTTGAGTTTCATGCTAGCCACAATTCTTAAAGTATTAGACAGGGAACTAATTGAGCAATTATATGAATCCGATTTGTCCTATGGAAAACCGACCACCAAGTTAACAATTTATCTCTTCATCCCAAAACTAAAAGATCTAAGACTCCAAAAATCTATGAAAAATGATGCCATATAGATATAACAAGATcacaattattaaaaacatataaatcagACTCTACAGCCTCGCAGCCACAACTACACTTCACCaaatctgaaattaaataatttatgttcCGCAGCTGATTGGCAGAGAGATAAACttgaaattcttcaaaatcatcatcatgttCTTAGTTTTCCAATAAAGCTAATAagtggtgatgatgatggataTTGAAAGCATACAAATGATGGTACATTCACTACTCAGTCAGTGCCCAGCATTCTCATTTTTGGTGTTGAATATATTTAGAGAAATTTTCTGTTTTCGTATAGAAATTATGGAATAATGGGCAGCTTTGGACATAAATGCTAAAAAATATGTGCGCAGCTCAAATCAGAGGCACCGCGCGTATTTATAGTAGCTTCTCTTAATATTAATAACTTTATGGTCTTGAGGGAGGCATCTGCAGAAGGTGTGGGTTTGTCTGTACGTGTGTTCAACTTCACCGTAAATAACGATGCAATGAGAAGCTGGCCGGAGATCACAGGCATGCACAGAAAATGTCTTACAAATCAATATGAAGTTATGTACGTGTCATAAAAGAACATAATCCAACATTAATTATAAGACAACGTAAAATTGCTAGGATTTAGAAATCTAAACATTCCTGCggttcatatacatatatatatatacacacatatatcctacatatatagaattactcaagCTGATGAATGAAATTTGATTCTAGTTTTCAGGGGAGTCCAGGCGAAGCGGAAGACCATTCTCTGGAATGGGTGTCAAACGGTAACTTATTTTTTCACTTGGATTTACTTTCTTGAATTTAAATTTGATGACCGCATTATGCATGAAAGTGAGAATTTGTAATCGTGCATATTCCTTTCCCGAACACATCCGAGGTCCTCCTCCAAATGGCAAATAAGTGTATGGCTCAGGTCCCTTTCCTTCAAATCTCAAAGGATCAAACTTTTCTGGATCAggaaaatatttgggatttttgtGGGTTGAATTCACAGTTGAGAATGTCTGCAtgcaagataaaaaaaaggttaaattcCTAAGTTTATCAGGATTTTATGAacaattgaattaattattagattataCCTTCCATCCCTTGGGAATAGTAAAACCAGCATAAGTGAAGTCAGTTGTGACCTCTCTGTATGCTCCTTGACAAGGTGGTGTTAACCTCATTGTTTCACGAACCACATTCCAAGAATACTTCATCTTCCGAATGTCATCCCAATTAAGCAACTCATCTGAGCCCTTGGACTTCGCTATCTGCATTTGTTCTATTAGCCAAGCAAAGCATTTCATCAGATTAAATTTACcttatgtatatacatatatatatatatgctagatCTATCTTGCAAGAGTggccgcatatatatatatatagtgtcagTACGACTATTTTACtcgagaaaaaagaaattggacAAGATGAAAACAATTCCAAAGAGTGTATCAGATAAAGAAGTGCTGTGTGCTGTGGAGGAGAGAATATGAGAAAAACAGGGAATGTTCGATTCGAATTAAAAATGGTTGGAAgatttaaaactaaatcatcAACTCTGTATGTTATAAATTGGCAATACCTTCAGGAGGTaattaataatacaatattGCTCTGAAACTCTATTGGATCTGGTTTCTTTTTAGCACAGCAATTCAAACCCATTGTTATATACTTTTTGTGTGCGAACTCCACATCAATCACATTAATTGAATGCCATGAAGTACCAAAAAATGACGGAGTTCTTGTTAAAAGAGTCGATGCATATGCATATTTGAAGTTAGTCTGGTAGTGTCATATGATAATTGAAGTTAGGTGCCTTTATGCACTGGAGATATCATGATGAATGCCTACATATATACCTTTTAAGATCTCTTCGTAGACATGGGGAAACTCTGCAAGATAATTCAGGACGAACGTAATTGCTGCACTTGTTGTATCGCGGCTGGCAATGAATAAACCTGTAATCCTAGCAGCGatctccttctcctcctcgATTCCTCCGCCATTCTCGTCTGTTACTAAGAGCATGCGACTCAACAGGTCTACTTGTGCCGAACCTTTATCCTCCAAGAGCTCCATTTTTCTGTGTCTAACGATGGCTAAAACCTCCTCGTGGATGACTTCCCCAGCTTTTACTGCACGATTAAAAGCTGTACCTGGAAGATTTAAAGGTAGGGAAATTATGCCTTCCGTAAGAAGATTGAAGGGATTCTCTAATCTGGTTACATGCTCCGGATCTTCGATATTAAGAAACAGCCGGCAAGCCAATCCAAAGGTGTACTTCTTTGATAGTGGGAAAACCTTCACTTCTTTGTAAGGAGACCAATCTGAATGCAAATGTTCTTTTGCCATGGAATCCATTATGGGTATGTAATCTTGTAGAGCTTCTGGTTTGAGAAATTCATTGAGAAAGTCCAGCCTCTCTCCTTTCCTAGAATAGTCAGAAGGAAAATGCAGAGTCTCACGCACAGACCGTGGCCACCATGCGCTAACATACTTGTTCTCACTTGAAAACAAGAACTTGTTCCCAGAAGGGCCGCAGAACACAGCAAAGTTCTCCCCAAGCAAGGAGGTTCGGAACACGTCCGGCGA belongs to Juglans regia cultivar Chandler chromosome 8, Walnut 2.0, whole genome shotgun sequence and includes:
- the LOC109000986 gene encoding beta-amyrin 28-monooxygenase-like, with product MEYLSASFLLPLVILCVSLALIFRNYRYRSISPKLPLGRKGWPIIGETLDYAMASKSGNPDKFTAERMSKYSPDVFRTSLLGENFAVFCGPSGNKFLFSSENKYVSAWWPRSVRETLHFPSDYSRKGERLDFLNEFLKPEALQDYIPIMDSMAKEHLHSDWSPYKEVKVFPLSKKYTFGLACRLFLNIEDPEHVTRLENPFNLLTEGIISLPLNLPGTAFNRAVKAGEVIHEEVLAIVRHRKMELLEDKGSAQVDLLSRMLLVTDENGGGIEEEKEIAARITGLFIASRDTTSAAITFVLNYLAEFPHVYEEILKEQMQIAKSKGSDELLNWDDIRKMKYSWNVVRETMRLTPPCQGAYREVTTDFTYAGFTIPKGWKTFSTVNSTHKNPKYFPDPEKFDPLRFEGKGPEPYTYLPFGGGPRMCSGKEYARLQILTFMHNAVIKFKFKKVNPSEKISYRLTPIPENGLPLRLDSPEN